Proteins found in one Massilia sp. H6 genomic segment:
- the hemA gene encoding glutamyl-tRNA reductase, with protein MQLLAVGLNHTTAPVSLREQLALGPEQLGAAVQAARGWFARHGSGVGGSNEAAILSTCNRTEMYAASDLPNPLDASAQFLAHYHALNFAELRPHLYMLPHDSAVRHAFRVASGLDSMVLGEPQILGQMKDAVRTADQAGGLGTYLHQLFQRSFAVAKEVRSTTEIGAHSVSMAAAAVRLSQRIFDAIADQHVLFIGAGEMIELCAAHFAAHNPKSVTIANRSLARGQALATRYHGEAMCLADLPERLHQFDIVISCTASTLPLLGLGMVERAIKARRHRPIFMADLAVPRDIEPEVARLDDVFLYTVDDLAQVVQTGMESRQAAVSQAEAIIETRVQSFMHWVGDRAVVPVIRDLHESSEALRLAELERARKMLARGDDPEAVLEALSRGLSAKFLHGPQQALHHATGDERARLAALLPQLFRGRR; from the coding sequence ATGCAACTGCTTGCCGTTGGCCTGAACCACACGACCGCCCCGGTCTCGCTGCGCGAGCAGCTGGCGCTCGGACCCGAGCAGCTCGGCGCGGCGGTGCAGGCGGCGCGTGGCTGGTTTGCGCGCCACGGCAGCGGCGTGGGTGGCAGCAACGAGGCAGCGATCCTGTCGACCTGCAACCGCACCGAGATGTACGCGGCCAGCGACCTGCCCAACCCGCTCGACGCCTCGGCCCAGTTCCTGGCCCACTACCACGCACTCAATTTCGCCGAGCTGCGCCCCCATCTCTACATGCTGCCGCACGACAGCGCCGTGCGCCATGCCTTCCGCGTCGCTTCCGGACTCGACTCGATGGTGCTGGGCGAGCCGCAGATCCTGGGGCAGATGAAAGACGCCGTGCGCACCGCCGACCAGGCCGGCGGCCTGGGCACCTACCTGCACCAGCTGTTCCAGCGCAGTTTTGCAGTGGCCAAGGAAGTGCGCAGCACCACCGAGATCGGCGCCCACAGCGTTTCCATGGCCGCGGCCGCGGTGCGCCTGTCGCAGCGCATTTTCGATGCCATCGCCGACCAGCACGTGCTGTTCATCGGCGCTGGCGAGATGATCGAACTGTGCGCCGCCCACTTCGCCGCGCACAACCCCAAATCGGTCACCATCGCCAACCGCTCGCTGGCCCGGGGCCAGGCGCTGGCCACCCGCTACCACGGCGAAGCGATGTGCCTGGCCGACCTGCCCGAGCGCCTGCACCAGTTCGACATCGTCATCTCGTGCACCGCCTCGACGTTGCCGCTGCTGGGCCTGGGCATGGTCGAGCGCGCGATCAAGGCACGCCGCCACCGTCCGATCTTCATGGCCGACCTGGCGGTGCCGCGCGATATCGAACCCGAAGTCGCACGCCTCGACGACGTCTTCCTGTATACCGTGGACGACCTCGCACAGGTGGTCCAGACCGGCATGGAAAGCCGCCAGGCCGCGGTGTCGCAGGCCGAAGCCATTATCGAGACCCGGGTCCAGTCCTTCATGCACTGGGTTGGCGATCGCGCGGTGGTGCCGGTGATCCGCGACCTGCACGAATCGAGCGAGGCGCTGCGGCTGGCCGAACTCGAGCGCGCACGCAAGATGCTGGCGCGCGGCGACGATCCCGAAGCCGTGCTCGAAGCGCTGTCCAGGGGCTTGAGCGCCAAGTTCCTGCATGGCCCGCAGCAGGCGCTGCACCATGCCACGGGCGACGAACGCGCCCGCCTGGCAGCCCTGCTGCCGCAGCTGTTCCGCGGCCGCCGTTAG